A single genomic interval of Dromiciops gliroides isolate mDroGli1 chromosome 1, mDroGli1.pri, whole genome shotgun sequence harbors:
- the NEUROD6 gene encoding neurogenic differentiation factor 6 encodes MLTLPFDESVIMAEPQMCRKFSRETEDQKQTKKPESFTKQIVLRGKHIKRGPGEETEKEEEEDDREEEDENGLPRRRGLRKKKTTKIRVERVKFRRQEANARERNRMHGLNDALDNLRKVVPCYSKTQKLSKIETLRLAKNYIWALSEILRIGKRPDLLTFVQNLCKGLSQPTTNLVAGCLQLNARSFLMGQGGDTSHHTRSPYSSFYPPYHSPELGTPPGHGTLENAKSMKPYNYCSAYESFYESTSPECASPQFEGPLSPPPINYNGIFSLKQEEALDYGKNYHYGMHYCAGPPRGPLGQGSMFRLPTDSHFPYDLHLRGQSLTMQDELNAVFHN; translated from the coding sequence ATGCTAACGCTCCCATTTGATGAGTCTGTTATAATGGCAGAGCCCCAGATGTGCAGAAAGTTTTCcagagaaactgaggaccagaagcAAACTAAAAAACCGGAAAGCTTTACGAAGCAGATTGTGCTCCGAGGGAAACACATCAAAAGAGGCCCtggagaagaaacagagaaagaagaagaggaagatgacagagaagaggaagatgagaatgGGTTGCCCAGAAGGAGAggcttgaggaaaaaaaagaccaccAAGATCAGAGTAGAAAGGGTCAAGTTCAGGAGGCAGGAAGCCAATGCCAGAGAAAGGAACCGGATGCATGGCCTGAATGATGCCCTGGACAATTTAAGGAAAGTGGTCCCCTGCTATTCCAAAACACAGAAACTGTCTAAGATCGAAACTTTACGCCTGGCCAAAAACTACATTTGGGCCCTTTCGGAGATTTTGAGAATTGGCAAGAGGCCGGACCTGCTCACGTTCGTCCAGAACTTATGCAAGGGGCTCTCTCAGCCAACGACAAACTTGGTGGCAGGCTGCCTACAGCTCAATGCCAGGAGCTTCCTGATGGGTCAGGGTGGTGACACTTCCCACCACACAAGGTCACCCTACTCCAGCTTCTACCCACCCTACCACAGCCCTGAGCTCGGCACACCCCCAGGCCATGGAACTCTGGAGAATGCCAAGTCTATGAAGCCCTACAATTACTGCTCTGCTTATGAGTCTTTCTATGAGAGCACATCCCCCGAGTGTGCCAGCCCTCAGTTTGAAGGTCCCTTAAGTCCTCCCCCAATTAACTATAATGGGATATTTTCCCTGAAGCAAGAAGAAGCCTTGGACTATGGCAAAAATTACCATTATGGCATGCATTACTGTGCTGGGCCACCCAGGGGTCCCCTTGGGCAGGGTTCCATGTTTCGGTTGCCCACAGACAGCCACTTCCCTTACGACTTACATCTGCGAGGCCAATCTCTCACCATGCAAGATGAATTAAATGCAGTTTTTCATAattaa